One window of Planctomycetota bacterium genomic DNA carries:
- a CDS encoding DNA methyltransferase, whose product MLEARQPAVWTFLLPFAPSVTGCRVSGEWVSALRAFLGRMNGQSTVCILTTPEGAATLWPQLEDLLRFHLWVGVKICRPEVTAGGLPLHHAALLVMTKYRESLRHTKTRIGYTYCPACDRTTKDYGGKKHTYDPYGTLMSDVWRDIDCDPAQFPVSVVGRLQDFFGLPPYESLNLVDLRALRVLKREHPASPPNTPGQFQELPQGLRSELIKGECLEVLHQVPSDSVDFCFADPPYNLKKKYDNWNDGIDVREYFEWCDRWLAELARVLKPGRTLAVLNIPLWAIRHFAFMAKILEFQHWIVWEGLSLPVRMVMPAHYSIVCFSKGPPRIPPGLIPAERCRLERESLTALKELYCLRQDCVRARRLLDQRDSEALTDLWWDIHRLKHNSRRVDHPCQLPPALMRRLIALFTKVGECVLDPFNGAGTTTLAAEQLNRDFMGIELSPKYHELASKRHAELRSGLDPFEKTSRVPKAKNSNVKRLPKQRYAVPKKDLQLEVRRIARELGRLPSREDVARLGKYSIEYYDKYFISWGEVCAAARNAGMNERRTLTLRDTTPPRQMVLDLDTGPSGIRGPQH is encoded by the coding sequence GTGCTTGAGGCGCGGCAACCCGCGGTCTGGACATTCCTCCTGCCTTTTGCCCCAAGTGTCACCGGCTGCCGCGTTTCGGGCGAATGGGTTAGCGCCCTAAGAGCCTTTTTGGGCAGGATGAACGGGCAAAGCACCGTCTGCATCCTCACAACGCCCGAAGGCGCAGCCACCCTTTGGCCACAATTGGAAGACCTCCTCCGGTTTCATCTTTGGGTCGGCGTGAAAATCTGCCGTCCAGAAGTAACAGCAGGCGGGCTGCCACTCCACCACGCGGCGCTCCTTGTCATGACGAAGTATCGAGAGAGCCTGCGCCACACCAAGACACGCATCGGCTATACCTACTGCCCGGCCTGCGACAGGACCACCAAGGACTACGGCGGCAAGAAGCACACGTATGATCCTTACGGGACTCTTATGTCAGACGTCTGGCGCGACATAGACTGCGATCCCGCGCAGTTCCCGGTATCAGTTGTCGGCCGATTGCAGGACTTCTTCGGCCTGCCGCCGTATGAGAGCCTGAACCTGGTTGACCTGCGTGCGTTGCGCGTGCTGAAGCGGGAGCATCCGGCGTCACCGCCAAACACACCCGGCCAGTTCCAGGAATTGCCGCAAGGACTGCGCTCGGAACTGATTAAAGGGGAGTGCCTGGAGGTACTGCATCAAGTCCCCTCCGACAGCGTAGACTTCTGCTTTGCCGACCCGCCCTACAACCTCAAGAAGAAATACGACAACTGGAACGATGGCATCGATGTTCGAGAATATTTTGAGTGGTGCGACCGGTGGCTGGCCGAACTCGCAAGGGTGTTGAAGCCGGGCAGAACGCTTGCGGTGCTCAACATCCCCTTGTGGGCCATACGGCATTTCGCTTTCATGGCAAAGATACTGGAATTCCAGCACTGGATCGTTTGGGAGGGCCTGAGCCTCCCGGTGCGCATGGTCATGCCCGCGCATTACTCAATCGTATGCTTCTCCAAGGGGCCGCCTCGCATCCCGCCCGGCCTGATTCCGGCAGAGCGCTGCCGCTTGGAAAGAGAATCGCTCACCGCCCTCAAGGAATTGTACTGCTTACGCCAGGACTGCGTGCGAGCGCGCCGCCTGTTGGACCAACGGGATTCGGAGGCCCTCACGGACCTTTGGTGGGACATCCACAGACTCAAGCACAACAGCCGAAGAGTGGATCATCCCTGCCAACTGCCCCCTGCTCTTATGAGAAGGCTTATCGCCCTGTTCACGAAGGTGGGCGAGTGCGTCTTGGATCCATTCAACGGCGCGGGGACAACCACTCTGGCCGCCGAACAACTAAATCGGGACTTCATGGGCATTGAACTCTCGCCGAAGTATCACGAATTGGCGAGCAAGAGACATGCCGAACTGCGATCGGGCCTGGACCCGTTTGAGAAAACAAGTCGTGTGCCCAAGGCGAAGAACAGCAACGTGAAGCGCCTGCCCAAGCAGCGCTATGCCGTGCCCAAGAAGGACCTGCAGCTCGAGGTCAGAAGGATTGCCCGGGAACTCGGCCGCCTCCCCTCGCGCGAGGATGTGGCAAGACTCGGCAAGTATTCAATTGAGTATTACGATAAGTACTTTATTAGTTGGGGCGAGGTGTGCGCTGCCGCCAGGAATGCCGGGATGAATGAGAGGCGCACCCTGACCCTGCGAGACACAACCCCCCCGAGGCAAATGGTTCTCGATCTGGATACCGGCCCGTCGGGAATTCGGGGGCCCCAACACTGA
- a CDS encoding restriction endonuclease gives MPPARSVEDLKKNAVTFWPTGLADKAEDVSVIPRLIETQDKFISLLYLADKSPVCWKNVLPQTVQLPPNLFLKHLMVLTDLGGEPLKRLKTEIAGVFRNGRIDYVWRERQYAYDFRSLATRGGWDNKSLKVDGKGIRTPGALTPPMEDVAMLLMFGASAIHAALPDVITDKCILGDMLGKKQELDRFVRQRYIWVSKITGGATANALGHLAQEYVRERLQTLLPDWGFSRKSIPDISQTGGRTEIAFDMVAASPTGQYCAIEVSFQFTTNSTIERKAGQAKTRHAVLARNGHHIAYVIDGAGNFERASALTTICRYSDCTVTFKDEEIETLAKFLLSIRGAKSL, from the coding sequence ATGCCCCCTGCGAGATCGGTGGAAGACCTGAAAAAGAACGCCGTCACCTTCTGGCCCACTGGGTTGGCGGATAAGGCCGAAGATGTTAGCGTCATTCCACGGCTGATCGAGACCCAAGACAAGTTTATCAGCCTTCTCTACCTGGCGGACAAGTCCCCCGTTTGCTGGAAGAACGTTCTGCCTCAGACGGTCCAGTTGCCGCCGAACCTATTCCTCAAGCACCTGATGGTTCTCACGGACCTGGGCGGAGAGCCTCTGAAGCGACTCAAGACGGAGATAGCGGGGGTCTTCCGGAACGGCAGAATTGACTATGTCTGGCGTGAGCGGCAGTACGCCTACGATTTCCGGTCCTTGGCAACCCGTGGCGGGTGGGACAACAAGAGCCTTAAGGTGGACGGCAAAGGTATCAGGACACCTGGTGCGCTTACTCCACCGATGGAAGACGTCGCAATGCTACTGATGTTCGGCGCTTCCGCCATCCACGCCGCCCTGCCGGACGTTATTACGGATAAGTGCATCCTGGGAGATATGCTAGGCAAGAAGCAGGAACTTGACCGCTTCGTCCGCCAGCGCTACATTTGGGTCAGCAAGATAACCGGCGGGGCCACCGCCAATGCCCTTGGCCATTTGGCCCAGGAGTACGTTAGGGAACGCCTGCAAACATTGTTGCCGGATTGGGGCTTCTCGCGCAAGAGCATTCCCGACATCAGCCAGACCGGCGGGCGCACCGAGATCGCCTTCGACATGGTGGCGGCGTCGCCGACCGGCCAGTACTGCGCTATTGAGGTCAGTTTCCAGTTCACCACCAACAGCACCATCGAACGCAAGGCGGGACAGGCCAAGACACGCCACGCCGTGCTCGCGCGAAACGGGCACCACATAGCCTACGTCATTGACGGAGCGGGCAACTTCGAGCGTGCATCCGCTCTCACAACGATATGCCGGTATAGTGACTGCACCGTGACTTTCAAGGACGAGGAGATCGAGACCCTGGCCAAGTTCCTTCTCTCGATCCGTGGCGCGAAATCCCTGTAA
- a CDS encoding L-rhamnose mutarotase — protein sequence MQRYGSVIGIKEENIAEYKRLHAAVWPEVLARLREVNIQNYSIYLAEVAPGKYYLFSYFEYTGDDFKGDMARMAADPATKRWWTHTDPLQVPVPARKEGEWWHTIEEVFHMD from the coding sequence GTGCAGCGCTACGGCTCGGTGATCGGCATCAAAGAAGAGAACATCGCCGAATACAAACGGTTGCACGCCGCGGTCTGGCCCGAAGTCCTCGCCAGGCTCCGCGAAGTGAATATCCAGAACTACTCCATCTACCTCGCCGAAGTGGCGCCGGGCAAGTACTATCTGTTCAGTTACTTCGAATACACGGGGGACGACTTCAAGGGCGACATGGCGCGGATGGCCGCCGACCCCGCCACCAAGCGCTGGTGGACGCACACGGACCCGCTCCAGGTGCCCGTGCCCGCGCGCAAGGAAGGCGAGTGGTGGCACACGATCGAAGAAGTATTCCACATGGACTGA